Below is a genomic region from Delftia tsuruhatensis.
AGATTCCGGTGTTGCCGGACCTGGAGCGCTCGGAAGATGGCAAGGAGAGCATTGCGCGCATCAGCGCCTATATCGGCAGCGCGCCAGAGATGGCGCTGGTTCAGCGCGGTCCGCTGGAAGGCCTGTGGGCTGGCGTGCAGCGGACCTGGGAGCTATCGTCGCTGACGCTGCGCATGATGGGGCGCATGGTGATAGGTGAGGCCTCGCTCAAGAACATCAGCGGCCCACTGACCATCGCCGACTACGCGGGCCGCTCGGCCAGCATGGGGCTGGTGCAATACCTGTCGTTCCTGGCGCTGATCAGCATCAGCCTGGGGGTTCTCAACTTGCTCCCCCTGCCGGTGCTCGATGGCGGGCACCTGATGTATTATCTTTGGGAGGGCGTGACTGGCCGCAGCGTGTCGGAAGTCTGGGCCGGACGCTTGCAGCGTGCAGGCGTGGCGGTTTTGCTGATGATGATGTCCGTCGCCTTTTTCAACGATATCAACCGGCTTTGGGGCTAACTTTTCAGCCGATTTCGGCAAGCCGCTGCAGCGGCCAATCCACTCATGACTAAACGTATCAATCGCCTGGGCGTGCGCGCAGCGTCGACCCTGGCCGCCATGGTTTTGGCTGCCAATGCAGCCTGGGCGCTGGAGCCCTTCAGGGTACAGGACATCCGCATCGAAGGCCTGCAGCGCGTGGAGCCGGGCACGGTCTTCGCTTCCATCCCGCTGCGCGTGGGCGACCAGTATGACGACGACAAGGGGGCCGCCGCCATCCGCTCGCTGTTCGCCCTGGGCCTGTTCAAGGATATCCGCCTGGAGGCCAATGGCAATGTGCTCGTCGTCGTCGTCGAGGAGCGACCCACCATCGCCGAGGTGAACTTCGCCGGCACCAAGGAATTCGACAAGGAAACCCTGCAAAAGGCCATGCGTGACGTGGGTCTGGCCGAGGGTCGCCCCTTCGACAAGGCACTGGCCGACCGCGCCGAGCAGGAGCTCAAGCGCCAGTACATCAATCGCAGCCTCTACGGTGCCGAAGTCGTGACCACGGTCACGCCCATCGAGCGCAACCGCGTCAACCTGACCTTCACGGTGACCGAGGGGGAGCCCGCCCGCATCAACGAAATCCATATCGTCGGCAACAAGGCCTTCAGTGAGTCCACGCTCAAGGACCTGTTCGATCAGGACACCGGCAACTGGATGAGCTGGTACACCAAGTCGGACCGCTATGCGCGCAACAAGCTCAACGCCGACCTGGAAACGCTGCGCTCCTACTACCTGCAGCGGGGCTATCTGGAGTTCCGGGTGGACTCCACCCAGGTGGCCATCTCGCCCGACAAGCAGACCATCTCGCTGACCGTGAACATCCACGAAGGTGAGCGCTTCGTGGTCTCCGGCGTCAAGCTGGAGGGCAACTACCTGGACCGTGACGACGAATTCAAGTCCCTGGTCAAGATCAAGCCCGGCGAGCCCTACAACGCCGATCAGGTGACAGCGACGACCAAGGCTTTCACCGAGCATTTCGGCAACTTCGGCTTTGCGTTCGCGCGTGTCGAAGCCGTGCCGGACATCGATCGCACCACCAACCGCGTGGCGCTGACTCTGCATGCCGAGCCTTCGCGCCGGGCCTATGTGCGTCGCATCAACGTCAGTGGCAACAACCGCACGCGCGATGAAGTGATCCGTCGCGAGTTCCGCCAGTACGAGGCCTCCTGGTATGACGGTGACAAGATCCGCCTGTCGCGTGACCGTGTGGACCGCCTCGGCTTCTTCACCGAAGTCAATGTCGAGACCCAGGAAGTGGCCGGCTCTCCCGACCAGGTGGACCTGGTGATCTCCGTGGCCGAAAAGCCCACGGGGTCGCTGCAGCTGGGCGCGGGCTTCTCCAGCGCCGAGAAGGTCTCGCTGTCCTTCGGTATCAAGCAGGAGAACGTGTTCGGTTCGGGCAACTACCTGGGCGTGGACGTGAACACCAGCAAGTACCGCCGTACCATGGTGCTGTCGACCACCGATCCGTATTTCACGGACACGGGCATCTCGCGCACCTATGACCTGTACTACCGCACGGACCGTCCCTACTATGACGATGCGGCCTACAAGATCGTCACATCGGGCGGCAGCGTGCGCTTCGGCGTTCCGTTCAGCGAGGTCGATACCGTGTACTTCGGCGGCGGCGTGGAGCGCTCGGAGATCAAGCCCGGCACCTATCTGCCCCAGGCCTACAAGGACTATGCGGACAAGTACGGCTATGCCAACACCGGCATCCCGCTGACCCTGGGCTGGTCGCGTGACAATCGTGACAGCGCGCTGGCGCCCAACTCGGGCATGTACCAGCGCCTGAACACCGAATGGTCGGTGGGAGGGGAAGCGCGCTATGTGCGTGCCAACTACCAGATCCAGCAGTACATCCCGTTGAACAAGAAGTACACGATCGCACTGAACGGTGAGCTGGGCTATGGCAAGGGCCTCAACGGCCGCCCGTTCCCGTTGTTCAAGAACTTCTTCTCGGGCGGCCTCGGTTCGGTCCGAGGCTTCGAGCAGGGCTCGCTGGGGCCGCGTGATACCAAGGAAAATCTCGCCCTGGGCGGCTCCAAGAAGGTGACGCTGAACGCCGAGTTCATGGTCCCCTTCCCAGGTGCAGGCAATGACAGGACTTTGCGACTTTTTACATTCCTGGACGTGGGCAATGTCTACGGTGCCGACCAGAACTTCGATCTCGGTGAGCTGCGGGCTTCCACCGGCCTCGGCATCAGCTGGATTTCCCCGCTGGGCCCGCTGCGTCTGGCCTTTGCTCAACCCATCCGCAAGCAGACCGGGGATAGAATCCAGCGACTGCAATTCCAAATCGGAACCTCTTTCTAATGAAATCTCTA
It encodes:
- the bamA gene encoding outer membrane protein assembly factor BamA, whose product is MTKRINRLGVRAASTLAAMVLAANAAWALEPFRVQDIRIEGLQRVEPGTVFASIPLRVGDQYDDDKGAAAIRSLFALGLFKDIRLEANGNVLVVVVEERPTIAEVNFAGTKEFDKETLQKAMRDVGLAEGRPFDKALADRAEQELKRQYINRSLYGAEVVTTVTPIERNRVNLTFTVTEGEPARINEIHIVGNKAFSESTLKDLFDQDTGNWMSWYTKSDRYARNKLNADLETLRSYYLQRGYLEFRVDSTQVAISPDKQTISLTVNIHEGERFVVSGVKLEGNYLDRDDEFKSLVKIKPGEPYNADQVTATTKAFTEHFGNFGFAFARVEAVPDIDRTTNRVALTLHAEPSRRAYVRRINVSGNNRTRDEVIRREFRQYEASWYDGDKIRLSRDRVDRLGFFTEVNVETQEVAGSPDQVDLVISVAEKPTGSLQLGAGFSSAEKVSLSFGIKQENVFGSGNYLGVDVNTSKYRRTMVLSTTDPYFTDTGISRTYDLYYRTDRPYYDDAAYKIVTSGGSVRFGVPFSEVDTVYFGGGVERSEIKPGTYLPQAYKDYADKYGYANTGIPLTLGWSRDNRDSALAPNSGMYQRLNTEWSVGGEARYVRANYQIQQYIPLNKKYTIALNGELGYGKGLNGRPFPLFKNFFSGGLGSVRGFEQGSLGPRDTKENLALGGSKKVTLNAEFMVPFPGAGNDRTLRLFTFLDVGNVYGADQNFDLGELRASTGLGISWISPLGPLRLAFAQPIRKQTGDRIQRLQFQIGTSF